A region of the Massilia sp. erpn genome:
TCGGGCACGGCAATCGCTTCCCAGTAGTCCGCCTTCAGCCAGGGACCGATGTAGTACAGCACCCGGCTGCAGCGGCCAGCCGCATCGCGCACCGCGCAGCCCGGCCCCACTTCGATACCCAGGCCCAGCGCGTCGGCGCGCAGCAGCCCGGCCTCCAGCAGCTGGCGCACCAGCGCATTGCCGCAGGCGGCCGGGCCGGCCGGACCGGTGCAATTGATCACGCGCGCCACGCGCAACGCCGGCGCCGGCGCGCCGGTGTGGCCGGCGCGCGGCTGCAGGTGCACATGCACGCTCTCGGCATCCTCACGATAGTCAAGCAGGCGCGCCGCGTGCACGCGCAGGGCGCCGCTGCCCAAGGCCGCCTGCAGGCGCTGCTGCACCTCGGGCGCCATGCGGTGGCGGTGACTGTCCCAGTAAGGCTGCACATGGCGCAGGAAGCGTCGTCTTTGCGTACTGTCCCAGGACTGCCAGATGGTTTGCGTATGCGGCCGCAGCGCGGCCAGCGCGGCGCGCCAGTCATGGCCGGCCGCCTGCAGCGCGCGCGCATGCTGGCGCAAGCCATGCAACTGGGCACGCACGGTCGCGGCCTGGCCCCAGATGGCCGGCAGGAGCGTGCCGGTGGCGGCGCTGGCGCCGGCCACCGGCGGCAGCGCCAGGCTGCGGTGGGCCTGCGGCAGCAGGCCGTGGCGCGACACCATCTCGATACGGCGCGCCGGATGGCGCTGCAGCAGGCTGAGGGCGACGTCCACCGCGGTCAGGCCGCTGCCCAGCAGCAGCGCCGGCTCTTCCGGCCGCAGGCTGTCCAGTTGCGCACTGTCCCAGGGATCGCGCTGATAGCGCGCGCTGGCGTAAAACCCCATATCGGCCACGCGCGGATCGGCCGCGGGGAAGTGGCCGAAGGCCAGCACCACGCGGTCAGCGTGCAGCGTGGTGCCGCCGGCCAGCTGCACCGTGGCGCCGTCATTCTCCACGCGCAGCGCCTCGACCTGGGCGGCGATGCGCTCCAGGCGCGCCATCGGCGGCGCCGCCGCTTCGCTCAGGCGCAGCAGCCACTCCAGGTAATCGCCATACAGCTTGCGCGGCACGAAAGTGGCGGCGCCGATGCGGCTGTCACGCGCCTGGGCATAGCGCAGGAAATGGCCAGGATCGTCGTCCAGCGCGCTCATGGCGCTGGCGGGAATATTCAGCAGGTGACCAGCGCTGCTGGTGCCGTAGGCCAGGCCGCGCGCCATGCCGGGACTGCGGTTCAGCAGCAGGATGCGCAGCGCAGCGCGCGGCGGCGCGGCGGCCTGCCGCAGCAGTTGTACCGCGCACGCCACGCCGGAAAAGCCGGCGCCCACGATCAGCACCGTCCGCATGCCGCCCTCCCCGACAAGGCAAACCAATCCGTGTATATTGCAGATGCAGCCATCGAAGCAAGCCCCTTCTTTCCCCGCAAAAGAAAGGTCTGAGCCATGACCAGCAGCGACATCGTTTGGCAGTACAGCAGCATCACGCGCGCCCAGCGCGAGCAATTGAACAACCACCGCAGCGCCGTGGTCTGGTTCACCGGCCTGTCCGGCTCGGGCAAGTCCAGCGTCGCGCGCGCCGTCGAAACGCGCCTGTTCCAGCAGGCTTGCCGCAGCTTCGTGCTGGATGGCGACAATGTGCGC
Encoded here:
- a CDS encoding FAD/NAD(P)-binding protein, translated to MRTVLIVGAGFSGVACAVQLLRQAAAPPRAALRILLLNRSPGMARGLAYGTSSAGHLLNIPASAMSALDDDPGHFLRYAQARDSRIGAATFVPRKLYGDYLEWLLRLSEAAAPPMARLERIAAQVEALRVENDGATVQLAGGTTLHADRVVLAFGHFPAADPRVADMGFYASARYQRDPWDSAQLDSLRPEEPALLLGSGLTAVDVALSLLQRHPARRIEMVSRHGLLPQAHRSLALPPVAGASAATGTLLPAIWGQAATVRAQLHGLRQHARALQAAGHDWRAALAALRPHTQTIWQSWDSTQRRRFLRHVQPYWDSHRHRMAPEVQQRLQAALGSGALRVHAARLLDYREDAESVHVHLQPRAGHTGAPAPALRVARVINCTGPAGPAACGNALVRQLLEAGLLRADALGLGIEVGPGCAVRDAAGRCSRVLYYIGPWLKADYWEAIAVPELRRFARQIAEDCLKEL